From one Lycium ferocissimum isolate CSIRO_LF1 chromosome 7, AGI_CSIRO_Lferr_CH_V1, whole genome shotgun sequence genomic stretch:
- the LOC132063964 gene encoding uncharacterized protein LOC132063964, whose amino-acid sequence MDSNKDKKKSVTQSMLLCCKLYISESRNREALEPIERAAKLDPETVIINKFQDRDYNRVNYTLVSYVMHDATGCPIYSPLHQTVVAMVAAAYEAINLEQHSGAHPRLGVVDDILIHPLARASLDEAAWLAKKVAADIGNRFQVPVYLYAAAHPMEKALDTIRRELGYYRPNFRGIQWAGWAQPEQVPVKPDEGPDVVSRARGVVMIGAHQWVAMYNIPIMSTDLSAARRIAQRVSARGGGLPTVQTLGLFHGEDSTEIACILLEPNQIGADRVQNHVETLASREGMDVEKGYFTDLSPEMIIERYMKLISNSD is encoded by the exons ATGGATTCCAACAAG GACAAGAAGAAAAGCGTAACGCAATCAATGCTGCTCTGCTGCAAGCTGTACATATCGGAATCACGCAACAGAGAAGCTCTGGAACCCATCGAGCGTGCTGCCAAACTTGATCCAGAAACAGTCATTATTAACAAATTTCAGGATCGCGATTACAATCGTGTGAACTACACGCTTGtatcatatgttatgcatgacgCTACAGGCTGCCCCATTTACAGCCCCTTGCATCAAACTGTGGTTGCCATGGTTGCTGCTGCTTATGAGGCCATAAACCTCGAGCAGCACTCCGGTGCTCATCCTCGCCTTGGTGTCGTGGATGACATTCTCATTCATCCACTTGCCCGAGCTTCCCTTGATGAAGCTGCGTGGCTTGCTAAAAAGGTTGCAGCTGATATTGGAAACCGGTTTCAAG TACCTGTTTATCTATATGCTGCTGCTCACCCGATGGAGAAAGCACTGGACACCATAAGGAGGGAGCTAGGCTATTACCGGCCTAACTTCAGGGGCATCCAGTGGGCAGGGTGGGCTCAACCGGAGCAGGTCCCAGTCAAACCTGATGAAGGTCCAGACGTGGTGTCTCGAGCTAGAGGTGTCGTGATGATTGGAGCTCATCAATGGGTAGCCATGTACAACATCCCAATTATGTCCACGGATCTCTCAGCTGCTAGACGGATTGCTCAGAGAGTGAGTGCTCGTGGTGGAGGTTTGCCCACCGTGCAAACTCTAGGTTTGTTTCATGGTGAGGACTCAACCGAGATAGCTTGCATTCTGCTGGAACCGAACCAAATTGGAGCTGATCGCGTCCAGAACCATGTTGAGACACTGGCATCTCGAGAAGGAATGGATGTAGAGAAAGGGTATTTTACTGATTTGTCTCCTGAGATGATCattgaaagatatatgaaaCTAATTTCCAATTCGGACTGA